The Candidatus Cloacimonadaceae bacterium DNA window GCGGTTTTTGACGACATTAAAACCGGCAGCAGCATCGCCTGCAACGGGATCTGTCTCACGGTCACGTCTTTTGATAACAACACTTTTTCTGTGGAAGTGATGATCGAAACCATGCGCAAAAGCACTGCCTCAAACTGGCAACGCGGCACGCTGCTCAATCTCGAACGCGCTTTGATGCCGAGCGGCAGGCTGGACGGACACATCGTTCAGGGGCACATTGACCGCAGCGCGAAAGTGCTTGAAAAGAGCCGCAAAGGCATTACCGACTATCTGAGATTCAGGCTCGAACGCGAAGATTTCGCGCTGGTGGCTCCCCAAGGTTCGATTGCCATCAACGGAATCAGCCTCACGATCGCCAATCTGAATAGCACAAGCTTTTCCGTAGCTTTGATCGGTCACACGCTTGAAAACACCAATCTTTCGACACTCCAACCCGGAGACGAAGTCAATCTCGAATTCGACGTTCTGGCAAAATATATCAAACGCATCCAGGAAGGCAATAAACTGAGCGGAGAGTGGCTGCATGAACAAGGTTTTTAGAGCACTGATCATCATCGCTTTGGCGATAGTTATTCACGGTTGCGGAAGCAAAAAAAGCCCTACCGGTGGAGCGGTAGATTCCGAAAAACCGACCGTCTTAACCTCTC harbors:
- a CDS encoding riboflavin synthase, coding for MFTGIIEATAQIKSIVASEGKKILTIQRPAVFDDIKTGSSIACNGICLTVTSFDNNTFSVEVMIETMRKSTASNWQRGTLLNLERALMPSGRLDGHIVQGHIDRSAKVLEKSRKGITDYLRFRLEREDFALVAPQGSIAINGISLTIANLNSTSFSVALIGHTLENTNLSTLQPGDEVNLEFDVLAKYIKRIQEGNKLSGEWLHEQGF